The Dehalobacter sp. DCM sequence CGGCATAAATGCCGACGCAGACCATGATGAGGAAGGCCTGGAAGGCCAGGGCCAAAAGAGAGCGAAGATAATTCTGTCCCATACCGCCCCATTCCCGGTTGACCATGGTGGCCATGGGGATGGGCCCTACCGACGTGACCAGATAGATCTCGATCATGCGGCCATAGATGACCAGGAAAATACAGATACTCAGGGCTTGCATGGTAAAGCCAATGAACAGGCTCTGAAACCAGAGTCCGAAGAGCGGACCCAGTTCCATGGCGCTCAGCCTTGTCTGAAGGTCTGCCACTGTAGTGGCAAGATCCACTGAAGCGTCCGCTGATATGACACCGGAAGCGCTGTTAACTACCGATTGCGCCATATCGAAGATGCCCATGACGATGTCAAAGGTGTGGGTTACCAGAAGAACGGCCACGAAGGTTTTGAAGATCCATTTGAAAAAGATCCAGGTATCGATGTCATGAAGATTATTCCGGTCGATGACCATTTGGATGAGCTCGTAGGTCATCACAAAGGCAAGGATCACACCCGCGATGGGGATGATGACGCTTTCGGAGAGGCTGCGGATCATGGAAAAGACGCCGGCATTCCATGCTGCCGGCGTCAATCCCACTTGACCTGCGATTTCGCCAACCTGTTGGTTGACGTTATCAAACATCCCCGACAAATTTGTGATGATGCCTTCTACAAGCATCGTCTTCAGCCATTCGGTGATTTTGTCGAGTATGCTTTCCATCGCTTTCTACCCGATTAACCGAACAGACCGGAAAGCAGTGGCACTAGGACGATGCCGATGAGAGCGACACCGCCGCCCGCCATGAGCTGCTTCATGCCCTGGGATTTGGCACCGGGGTTGTCGTTGCCGTAGCCTTCGAGAAGGTTGATGACGCCCCAGATGGCAAGACCTGCACCGAGAGCGACGACGAGGGTTTGAAGTACATCTACTGCACTGTTAAAGAATTCCATTGATTGACCTCCATTATTTTAAATTTTGAGATGAAAAAAGCCGCTCATTCGGCGGCTTCGGGTTCGACGGACAGATCCATGTGGTAGACCTCATAGATCTCATCCGGCTTTGGCTTGAGACGGGTGGACAGGTACTTCTCGATGTTGAAGGCATTGCGCGGGTCCGCATCGGAGAGATACTTGTAGTTGGGGTGTTTCGTGATGTCGTACTTGCTCGAGAGAAAAGGCCGTACCCCGCGCAGCTGCAAAATACACTTGCCGCCGTCCAGCACGGCCAGTTCGTCGATGCTCATCAGCTCCTTTCCGAGTTTCTGGTAGTTCAGACTGTGGGAAACCTCACGGCCTCGGCTTTCCCCGGTGTTGAAGGTGTCGATGGTCTCCTTACCAAGGGTTTCAGAAAGCTCTTTTAATGTGGTGCGCTCCTTACCGCCCAGAAAGATCGTGCTATCCATATTGCCGATGATGGTATCGCAGTGATCCTTATAGAGAGCTTTCAGCTGGGATTGGGCCTGCAGCACCAGACAGGCCGAGATCTCCCGGCTTCGGATGGTGGCTACCAGCTTTTCCAGCTTGGGAATTTGACCGATATTCGCCGCCTCATCAATGAGACAGCGCACATGCACAGGCAGACGTCCGCCATAGACGTCATCTGCCTTGTCGCACAGCAGATTGAAGAGCTGTGTGTAGGCCATGGAAACCAGGAAGTTGAAGGTGTCGTCTGTATCGCTGATGATGATGAACAGCGCCGTTTTCCGGTCACCCAAGGCATCCAGTTCCATTTCGTCATAGGCCGTCAGGTCTCTGAGCTCCTTGATGTCAAAGGGCGCGAGACGTGCCCCGCAGCTGATGAGAATGGATTTGGCGGTCTTACCGGCAGCCAACTTGTATTTCTTGTACTGCCGGACTGCAAAATGCTCCGAGTCACGTTCTTCCAAAGCGGCGAACATCAGATCCACCGGGTTCTGAAAGTCCTCGTCATCCTCGCGGACCTCTGAGGCATTGATGAGCTCGATAAGGGTTGTAAAGTTTCGCTCGCTTTCTGGAGCCTCATAGTGGATGTAGCCCATGAGCGCGGTATAGAGCAGGGTCTCCGCCTTGACCCAGAAATCATCTCCGGCTTTGCCTTCACCCTTGGTGTTGGCAATGAGGGCCGTCACCAGCTTGAGGATGTCTTTTTCGCTCTTGATGTAGGCAAAGGGGTTGTAGTGCATGGATTTGTTGAAGTTGATGGTATTGAGGATCTTGATCTTGTAGCCTTCCCGCAGGAGAAGCTGTCCGCATTCCACCACGACACTGCCCTTAGGGTCTGTGACCACATAGCTGGAATGGCACTGTATGAGATTAGGCTTCAGCCAAAACCGCGTCTTGCCAGATCCGGAACCACCCACCACCATGACGTTTTTGTTGCGTGCCAGGCGAGGGTCCTTGGGCCGGTTGTTCATGGTCAGGAGCTCAGTTTCCGTGAGGATAACGTTGTTGCGAAAGGATGGATCAATGAAGGGCTTGATGTCCTCAGGCTTGCCCCAGCGGGCTGAGCCGTATTCGATGTTTTTGCGGTACTTTTTGGCGTTCCTGCCTTTCACATGGACTGCCACCTTGATGGCGACAGCGATCCCAATGCCCGGGATCAGGTCCTGCTGGAGCAGGCTCGGCCAAGGTGACTTGAAAGCAAAAGCAAAGCCGTCCATGAGATGCAGCACTTTTTGTGAGACATCCAGTCCAGGAGAAGATCGCCAGGCCTCTCCAAGCTTTGAAGTAGCGAGAGCAATCAGAACATAGGGGAGGTTTATAAGGAGCAGTCGCTTGATTTTTCCTGTCATCGCGTCAACTCCTTGTCTTTGTTTTTCACCCGGTCCATGACCTTGGCCTGGACCAGAGCCTTGAATTTGGCAAGCTGCTCCAGGATGGAAGGTTGCTTGTCCCTCTTGAGGACCTTCGCCGTATATTCTGTGAAGGCTGCGGTGAGGGCATCGGCATCCCGGGCCTTGAAGAAGACCAGATATTTGGGCTTCTCTCCGGTGGTGTCCTTCTTGAGGGCGTAGTCTACGCCGTACTTTCTGGCGACTTGCTCAAAGGACTTGATGTTCTTGTCCGTAATCTCAATGTTGGAGACTCCGGCATTCTGACCGATGAGTTCCTTCACGGTCTGCTTGCCATGGGGGATCTGCGGCGGACTGTCCCGGCTCTTCTTCATTTCAGCCAAAAGCTTGATGAGTGCGGCCTTCAATACACGACCGGTCATTCGTGTGGTACTGACAGCCAGGGCGACGGTCCTGTTTTCCACCTCTTCCTGCATGAAAAATTCCTCCTTTCATGGTTTGGTGAATTCAATTTACAAAACTACGTATCTTTAGCATGAAATAAGTAAACTCGTAAGCTCTGTAAGATTTAGAGCTCAGGTTCCGTGGACTTCTGTTTCGGTTTGGCTACATACAGATCGTCCTTGGGCTTGATAGGGATGGCGACGATGCGGCTGCCCATCTTCATGAAGATCTCAGGATCTGCAAATTTCTCGCGGTACTTCTCGGCCAGCTCAGGCGTCAAGGAATCAAAATCCTCTTCACCAAGCCCGCAGACGATGAAGGTCCCGGCGATGATGTCGTAGTCCTCAAGTTTTCGGTTAAGGGGGAGTCCGATGAGCTTGCCTTCTTCATGACAGACAATGGCAACCGGGTCATCATAGGGATAGACGGCTTCGATGTAACCGCCGACAACCTGCTGCAGAGAGTTCAGGTCACCGGCGATACTGGCCATACGCGGCGATTTTTCAGGTTCAACAATCAATACATCCATAGATTTTTTCTCCTTTTCTGTTTTTGAAATTGCACGAAACATTCCTTTTAAGCCATGTTTTGTGCATAATCAGGAATTATGCTATTTGGGGGTCTTCTGACCGTGGCTTTTAACCGTCAGGATGCCGCTTAAGGTTGTTGACGGGATGCGATATCGCTCAGCGATGGCAATGTCGTTTTTCACGGCTTCGTCGATCCGAGAGCCGCAGACCACAAGGACGTTGGAGCGTCTGAGGTAATCAAGCTCAATGTCCTGTCTGTCCTTATGCTCCTGGGGAATACCGTCATCTATGAAGGTTGAAAGCATCAGGATCGGACAGATGGGATTGTAGCCAGCGTCGAAAACCTTCCGGCTGTATTTGGCGGCAATCTCCGTATTCTCAGTTGGATCAACGCCCCATGAAGCGGTGATATAGGCGAGAGGTCTTTTCATTTTGAGTAACTCCTTTCAGAAAAGATGAACTTTTGAATCAGGTTCTTATGGCTGGGTGAAACTTTGAAATTTGATTATCGTGCTAATTTGATTTGCGAAACTTGCATGAAAGTAAACCCTATCTTATTTGCCGGGCTTAATAAGGCTCCCCAGATCCTCGTAAAAGTGGGAACCTGCTCCGTAAAGATCATGTTTAACCAGTGCTGTATAATAGCTATCGATGGTGGATGGGGCATTGAATAACGTTGTTAGGAGGTATTTCTTGATATTCCGAATGAAGGTGGTGTTTTTATCCAGGCATTCAAAGACATATTCGATGTGAGTGCTGTCGATGCGCTGCAACCGTTCCTTGACCAATGATGCAGGGTAATCATCCCCGGCAACGGTGATATAGTCTCGCTTGGAACAGAGGGTCTCCACCATCAGGTCCACGATTTCATCCAGCCGATCCTTGTCATAACGCTGAACAATAAACTCGTATTCGATTTTCTCCTGGATGGTCTCCTTGATGGAATGAGCGTCCAATCCAATCTCATCCTTCTCGATCGTGGCTTCTCTTGATGGATCAGGGATTGATCGATGTTTACTTAATCCCTTAGTCATTAATGGATCTTTATTTGTTTTCTTAGTATTTAATTGCGTTGGATTTTCCAACGTAGGTTTCTCCAACACTGGAATATCCAAGATTGGATTTTCCAACATAGGTTTATCCAATGCAGGATTCTCCAATATAGTCTCCAGGTTTTCTGTAGAATTTGTCGCCAGATGAGGCTTTTCATAAATCGTGTAGTCCGTACCCTTGAGGTGACCAAACTCATTTCTCTCTCTGACTCGGACGATGTATCCAGCCCGTTCCAGTTCACGAACCGCTTCCCGAATGGCATCGATGCTCTCCCGGTTGATCATGGAAAGTCCCTTGAGGGTGTAATCCCAG is a genomic window containing:
- a CDS encoding VirB6/TrbL-like conjugal transfer protein, CD1112 family, with the protein product MESILDKITEWLKTMLVEGIITNLSGMFDNVNQQVGEIAGQVGLTPAAWNAGVFSMIRSLSESVIIPIAGVILAFVMTYELIQMVIDRNNLHDIDTWIFFKWIFKTFVAVLLVTHTFDIVMGIFDMAQSVVNSASGVISADASVDLATTVADLQTRLSAMELGPLFGLWFQSLFIGFTMQALSICIFLVIYGRMIEIYLVTSVGPIPMATMVNREWGGMGQNYLRSLLALAFQAFLIMVCVGIYAVLVQNIATETDIIKAVWTTLGYTVLLCFTLFKTGSLAKSIFNAH
- a CDS encoding Maff2 family mobile element protein, producing MEFFNSAVDVLQTLVVALGAGLAIWGVINLLEGYGNDNPGAKSQGMKQLMAGGGVALIGIVLVPLLSGLFG
- a CDS encoding VirD4-like conjugal transfer protein, CD1115 family is translated as MTGKIKRLLLINLPYVLIALATSKLGEAWRSSPGLDVSQKVLHLMDGFAFAFKSPWPSLLQQDLIPGIGIAVAIKVAVHVKGRNAKKYRKNIEYGSARWGKPEDIKPFIDPSFRNNVILTETELLTMNNRPKDPRLARNKNVMVVGGSGSGKTRFWLKPNLIQCHSSYVVTDPKGSVVVECGQLLLREGYKIKILNTINFNKSMHYNPFAYIKSEKDILKLVTALIANTKGEGKAGDDFWVKAETLLYTALMGYIHYEAPESERNFTTLIELINASEVREDDEDFQNPVDLMFAALEERDSEHFAVRQYKKYKLAAGKTAKSILISCGARLAPFDIKELRDLTAYDEMELDALGDRKTALFIIISDTDDTFNFLVSMAYTQLFNLLCDKADDVYGGRLPVHVRCLIDEAANIGQIPKLEKLVATIRSREISACLVLQAQSQLKALYKDHCDTIIGNMDSTIFLGGKERTTLKELSETLGKETIDTFNTGESRGREVSHSLNYQKLGKELMSIDELAVLDGGKCILQLRGVRPFLSSKYDITKHPNYKYLSDADPRNAFNIEKYLSTRLKPKPDEIYEVYHMDLSVEPEAAE
- a CDS encoding PcfB family protein, which translates into the protein MQEEVENRTVALAVSTTRMTGRVLKAALIKLLAEMKKSRDSPPQIPHGKQTVKELIGQNAGVSNIEITDKNIKSFEQVARKYGVDYALKKDTTGEKPKYLVFFKARDADALTAAFTEYTAKVLKRDKQPSILEQLAKFKALVQAKVMDRVKNKDKELTR
- a CDS encoding DUF3846 domain-containing protein: MFRAISKTEKEKKSMDVLIVEPEKSPRMASIAGDLNSLQQVVGGYIEAVYPYDDPVAIVCHEEGKLIGLPLNRKLEDYDIIAGTFIVCGLGEEDFDSLTPELAEKYREKFADPEIFMKMGSRIVAIPIKPKDDLYVAKPKQKSTEPEL
- a CDS encoding DUF7768 domain-containing protein, with the protein product MKRPLAYITASWGVDPTENTEIAAKYSRKVFDAGYNPICPILMLSTFIDDGIPQEHKDRQDIELDYLRRSNVLVVCGSRIDEAVKNDIAIAERYRIPSTTLSGILTVKSHGQKTPK
- a CDS encoding DUF6017 domain-containing protein is translated as MAVFRVEKTRDYTVMANHHLKNKDLSLKSKGLLSQMLSLPEDWDYTLKGLSMINRESIDAIREAVRELERAGYIVRVRERNEFGHLKGTDYTIYEKPHLATNSTENLETILENPALDKPMLENPILDIPVLEKPTLENPTQLNTKKTNKDPLMTKGLSKHRSIPDPSREATIEKDEIGLDAHSIKETIQEKIEYEFIVQRYDKDRLDEIVDLMVETLCSKRDYITVAGDDYPASLVKERLQRIDSTHIEYVFECLDKNTTFIRNIKKYLLTTLFNAPSTIDSYYTALVKHDLYGAGSHFYEDLGSLIKPGK